In Mastacembelus armatus chromosome 4, fMasArm1.2, whole genome shotgun sequence, the following are encoded in one genomic region:
- the c4h1orf210 gene encoding type III endosome membrane protein TEMP, whose protein sequence is MELLSNGTLFPSTPAATQNDTLTSQTQKYTNHNWEFLVAVLVTAISVSILIALLAKCQVVRRYLASYRHTRLRETDTLSQCEPSGMEVEFALHSGRGMDPHCIATASEEDDDGFIEDNYIPASERARAERAAKNMEDTEEEIDEIEFTIA, encoded by the exons ATGGAGCTATTATCAAATGGCACACTCTTTCCATCTACGccagcagcaacacaaaatG AcactttgacaagccagacACAAAAATATACCAATCACAACTGGGAGTTCCTGGTAGCTGTCCTGGTCACAGCCATTTCTGTCTCCATTCTCATCGCCCTTCTGGCTAAATGCCAGGTGGTCCGGCGCTACCTGGCCAGCTACCGACACACACGGCTCAGGGAGACAGACACTCTCAGCCAGTGTGAAccatcag GCATGGAGGTGGAATTTGCTCTGCACAGTGGACGTGGAATGGACCCTCACTGTATTGCTACTGCAAGCGAGGAAGATGACGATGGCTTCATTGAGGACAACTACATCCCGGCcagtgagagagcgagagctGAAAGAGCAGCCAAGAACatggaggacacagaggaagagataGATGAGATTGAATTTACAATCGCTTAG